From the genome of Rhizobium binae, one region includes:
- a CDS encoding VOC family protein, protein MLLYITLGTNDLDRAGHFYDAVLPVLGYRRQHCSQEEIGYSAEGDTRCRFWVVTPFNRRRATAGNGAMVAFSAETRAAVDAFHAAAIAAGAADEGGPGLRSYHAHFYAAYVRDLDGNKLSAVCESPG, encoded by the coding sequence ATGCTTCTTTACATTACGCTAGGAACCAACGATCTCGATCGCGCAGGGCATTTCTATGATGCCGTTCTGCCCGTGCTCGGCTATCGCCGCCAGCATTGTTCGCAGGAGGAGATCGGTTATTCCGCCGAGGGCGATACGCGCTGCCGCTTCTGGGTGGTGACGCCCTTCAATCGCCGCCGGGCGACTGCGGGCAATGGCGCCATGGTCGCGTTCTCAGCCGAAACGCGGGCCGCCGTCGATGCCTTCCATGCGGCGGCAATTGCGGCAGGCGCCGCCGATGAAGGCGGGCCGGGTCTGCGCTCCTACCATGCCCATTTTTATGCCGCCTATGTCCGCGATCTCGACGGCAATAAGCTCTCTGCCGTCTGCGAGAGCCCTGGATAG
- a CDS encoding DHA2 family efflux MFS transporter permease subunit, with amino-acid sequence MNRIVPLILAVALFMEQMDSTVISTALPAIAADLHVGPITLKLALTSYMVALAVFIPVSGWMADRFGAKKIFRLAISVFVIGSIFCAISSSLVEFVFARFLQGMGGAMMTPVGRLVLVRTTRRSDLVSAMALLTIPALVGPLTGPPLGGFITTYFSWHWIFLINVPVGIIGIWLATIFLPEVEATAPPKLDFTGFVLTSLSAAGVVFGLSVVSLPALPPIIGVAATGIGLLCGFLYIRHAKRHPAPILNLGLFKNPTFRASTVGGTLFRICVGAMPFLTPLMLQLGFGLTPFQSGLITFAGAIGAITTKFMAKRVFAAIGFRTTLLCAAMVTTVVTVTTGLFTPATPHLVIIGVLLIGGFSRSFMFTGVNALAFADIDDAQASQATSMSSVMQQISLALGVAVAAAILESSIYFRGEALQVADFHLAFYIIAGLTVIATIPFIRMDRNAGALVSGHRSRRLAGPIEADQQAVK; translated from the coding sequence ATGAACCGCATCGTCCCGCTCATCCTCGCCGTCGCTCTCTTCATGGAACAGATGGACTCTACCGTGATCTCGACGGCGCTGCCGGCGATCGCCGCAGACCTCCATGTCGGGCCGATCACGCTGAAGCTGGCGCTGACCTCCTATATGGTGGCGCTTGCGGTGTTCATTCCGGTCAGCGGCTGGATGGCCGACAGATTTGGCGCCAAGAAAATCTTCCGCCTTGCCATCTCGGTCTTCGTCATCGGCTCGATCTTCTGCGCCATCTCCTCCAGCCTTGTCGAGTTCGTCTTTGCCCGCTTCCTGCAGGGCATGGGCGGGGCGATGATGACGCCGGTCGGCCGTCTCGTGCTTGTGCGCACGACACGGCGAAGCGATCTTGTCTCGGCCATGGCGCTGCTCACCATCCCGGCCCTTGTCGGCCCGCTCACCGGACCACCGCTCGGCGGCTTCATCACCACCTATTTCAGCTGGCACTGGATCTTCCTGATCAACGTGCCGGTCGGCATCATCGGCATTTGGCTGGCGACGATCTTCCTGCCGGAAGTGGAGGCGACAGCGCCGCCGAAGCTCGATTTCACCGGTTTCGTGCTCACCTCGCTTTCGGCCGCCGGCGTCGTCTTCGGCCTGTCTGTGGTCAGCCTGCCGGCCCTGCCGCCGATCATCGGCGTCGCCGCAACCGGCATCGGCCTCCTGTGCGGCTTTCTCTATATCCGCCATGCAAAGCGCCACCCGGCGCCGATCCTCAACCTCGGCCTGTTCAAGAACCCGACATTCCGCGCCTCGACCGTGGGCGGCACGCTGTTTCGCATCTGCGTCGGCGCCATGCCGTTCCTGACGCCGCTGATGCTGCAGCTCGGCTTCGGGCTGACTCCGTTCCAATCCGGCCTCATCACCTTTGCCGGCGCGATCGGCGCGATCACCACCAAATTCATGGCAAAGCGCGTCTTCGCAGCCATTGGCTTCCGCACGACGCTTCTTTGCGCCGCCATGGTGACGACTGTCGTCACCGTCACTACCGGCCTGTTCACACCGGCAACGCCGCATCTCGTCATCATCGGCGTGCTGCTCATCGGCGGCTTCTCCCGCTCCTTCATGTTCACCGGCGTCAATGCGCTTGCCTTTGCCGATATCGACGATGCGCAAGCGAGCCAGGCGACCTCGATGAGCTCGGTGATGCAGCAGATCAGCCTGGCGCTCGGCGTCGCGGTCGCGGCCGCGATCCTGGAAAGCTCGATCTATTTCAGGGGCGAGGCGCTGCAGGTGGCCGATTTCCACCTTGCCTTCTACATCATCGCCGGATTGACCGTAATTGCGACCATCCCCTTCATCAGGATGGACCGCAACGCCGGCGCTCTGGTTTCCGGTCACCGCTCAAGGCGCCTGGCGGGACCGATCGAAGCCGACCAGCAAGCCGTGAAATAA
- a CDS encoding O-antigen ligase family protein has translation MKYFKQLMIEALYPGNGAVSAHDRNNGIAVFLFAILPGLSPNFNAFILLASMLWGAFSLATGRLALNLSRSDRLVAIGMSMYPLVMIASIVINPPYSEVPDWIFRLLPFFSIWLILPRMRQSPDGRLVPLFILGAGIGMIATFLLSLLQIAFLMDRPEGGTTNAALLGIIGILFGGIALLNLQSPKSMEQRIAILGYAAGLGCVLLSGTRSAWLVIPVHIVIFLWFFRKRGFHLSLRSLAITGSLLFVGLVALGSGPVLHRIQELQENLTSLESTDGQITSLSARFALYKGALSAISKDPLTGYGPQNRMTSVLAELPDNIRPQLSFTHVHNGFLTAGIDAGVFGIAALSLMLLTPVIGAWRKEAGPGRDLAIALALLLFSSYVITGSFGIMFNQKALDPIFAYMVALICTDRGSIRFAPVVSS, from the coding sequence ATGAAATATTTCAAACAACTCATGATAGAAGCGCTTTATCCCGGGAATGGGGCTGTAAGTGCACACGACCGCAACAACGGCATCGCTGTCTTTCTCTTTGCAATCCTACCAGGACTTTCGCCGAATTTTAACGCCTTCATCCTCCTCGCGTCGATGCTGTGGGGTGCCTTCTCTCTAGCGACAGGCCGCCTTGCCTTGAACCTGTCGAGATCCGACCGGCTGGTTGCCATCGGTATGTCGATGTACCCCCTGGTGATGATCGCCAGCATCGTCATCAATCCGCCTTACTCCGAAGTCCCAGACTGGATATTCCGGCTCCTGCCCTTCTTTTCGATCTGGCTGATATTGCCGCGAATGCGCCAATCTCCCGATGGCCGCCTCGTACCGCTCTTCATCCTCGGCGCTGGGATCGGCATGATCGCTACCTTTCTGCTCAGTCTCCTTCAGATCGCGTTTCTTATGGACCGGCCGGAGGGCGGGACTACGAACGCTGCCCTGCTCGGGATCATAGGCATTCTCTTCGGCGGCATTGCGCTCCTCAACCTTCAATCTCCTAAAAGCATGGAGCAAAGGATTGCGATTTTGGGATATGCCGCCGGTCTCGGCTGCGTTCTGCTGTCGGGAACGCGCTCGGCTTGGCTGGTCATTCCCGTTCATATCGTCATCTTTCTCTGGTTTTTTCGCAAACGCGGCTTCCATCTGAGCTTGCGCAGCCTCGCCATTACCGGCTCCTTGTTGTTTGTGGGCCTTGTTGCCTTGGGTAGCGGCCCGGTTCTTCATCGCATTCAGGAGCTTCAGGAAAATCTGACATCGCTCGAAAGCACCGACGGTCAGATCACCTCGCTCAGCGCAAGGTTTGCTTTGTACAAAGGTGCACTGTCGGCGATCAGTAAGGACCCTTTGACTGGTTACGGTCCGCAAAACCGGATGACTTCGGTTTTGGCAGAGCTGCCCGATAACATAAGGCCGCAGCTGTCCTTCACGCATGTCCACAACGGTTTTCTGACCGCGGGAATCGATGCCGGCGTTTTCGGCATCGCAGCGCTTTCGCTGATGCTGCTCACACCAGTTATCGGCGCGTGGAGAAAAGAAGCCGGGCCGGGCCGCGATCTGGCGATTGCGCTCGCTCTTCTGCTCTTCAGCAGCTACGTCATAACCGGCAGCTTTGGCATCATGTTTAACCAGAAGGCTCTGGATCCGATCTTCGCCTACATGGTGGCCCTAATCTGCACGGATCGAGGCAGCATACGCTTTGCGCCCGTTGTTTCGAGCTGA
- a CDS encoding RlmE family RNA methyltransferase: MTKAPIAGNRTGRKLGQRVKNKKMKASSRQWLQRHINDPYVQRAQLEGYRARAAFKLLEIDEKYHILRGARRIIDLGAAPGSWSQIAAKVTGSTDEDIRVAAIDFLEMAQLPGVKILQLDFLDPSAPEKLMEAVGGTPDLVISDMAAPTTGHHRTDHLRTMHLCEVAAHFAIEVLGEGGHFLTKTFQGGTERDLLTMLKQNFRQVVHVKPNASRAESVEMFLLAKGFKGRKAEAE, from the coding sequence ATGACCAAGGCACCGATCGCGGGAAACCGCACCGGCCGCAAGCTCGGCCAGCGCGTCAAGAACAAAAAGATGAAGGCGTCCTCCCGCCAGTGGCTGCAGCGCCACATCAACGATCCCTATGTGCAGCGCGCCCAACTCGAAGGCTATCGCGCCCGCGCCGCCTTCAAGCTGTTGGAGATCGATGAGAAATACCACATCCTGCGCGGCGCCAGGCGCATCATCGATCTGGGGGCAGCCCCCGGCAGCTGGTCGCAGATCGCCGCCAAGGTCACCGGCTCGACGGATGAGGATATCCGTGTGGCCGCGATCGATTTCCTCGAAATGGCCCAGCTTCCCGGCGTCAAGATCCTGCAGCTCGATTTCCTCGATCCGAGTGCGCCGGAAAAGCTGATGGAGGCTGTCGGCGGCACGCCCGATCTCGTCATTTCCGATATGGCCGCGCCGACCACGGGTCACCACCGCACCGATCATCTGCGCACCATGCACCTGTGCGAAGTTGCGGCCCATTTCGCGATCGAAGTGTTGGGGGAGGGCGGGCATTTCCTCACCAAGACCTTCCAGGGCGGCACCGAGCGCGATCTGCTCACTATGCTGAAGCAGAACTTCCGCCAGGTCGTCCACGTCAAGCCGAACGCGTCGCGCGCCGAATCGGTCGAAATGTTCCTGCTGGCCAAGGGCTTCAAAGGGCGCAAGGCGGAAGCTGAATAG
- a CDS encoding Ppx/GppA phosphatase family protein, with product MEDPEGGVKPQFDGASAAGRKDGKKSRRRKGKRGGQTRNAAHPASHELSGNAGQPARPMEDAAGHPARKRKRRRRGGHGASQELALRPQPMEPTGVAANAARSDGESPSSRRNRRKHRGKRGLQGRPLTSVKPPHIQLQENQVEETARAAVPREMQNGAGVGRKGRPEAHAHQGDRQAAEHAWPDELYAALDLGTNNCRLLIAQPTRPGQFRVVDAFSRIVRLGEGLAASGRLSDEAMERAIEALRVCASKLRNREIRRMRLIATEACRQAVNGEEFLGRVVAETGLELEIIDRETEARLAVSGCSSLVGRETRSVVLFDIGGGSSEIAVIRIGDNRLSRLANHITHWTSLPVGVVTLSERHGGRDVTPDVFEGMVREVEGMLGRFDCPEIEIAQTGDFHLIGTSGTVTTLAGVHLDLPRYDRRKVDGIWLSDDEVSAMQAKLLSWDFDSRAANPCIGPDRADLVLAGCAILEAIRRRWPSPRMRVADRGLREGLLTDMMADDGVWRRNRNRRGQRAK from the coding sequence GTGGAAGACCCCGAAGGCGGCGTAAAGCCGCAATTTGACGGGGCGTCGGCGGCAGGGCGCAAGGACGGCAAGAAGTCCAGGCGTCGCAAGGGCAAGCGTGGCGGGCAAACCCGCAACGCGGCTCATCCCGCTTCGCATGAGCTCTCCGGCAATGCCGGGCAGCCAGCGCGCCCAATGGAAGATGCCGCCGGACATCCGGCCCGCAAGCGAAAGCGGCGCCGTCGCGGCGGCCATGGCGCTTCGCAGGAGCTCGCGCTTCGACCCCAGCCGATGGAACCGACGGGTGTCGCAGCCAATGCCGCCCGGTCTGATGGTGAATCGCCGTCGAGCCGGCGCAACCGCCGCAAGCATCGCGGCAAGCGCGGCCTGCAGGGCCGGCCGCTGACATCGGTAAAGCCTCCCCATATCCAGCTGCAGGAAAACCAGGTTGAAGAGACGGCGCGTGCCGCCGTCCCGCGCGAGATGCAGAACGGGGCCGGCGTCGGCCGCAAGGGCCGCCCGGAGGCCCACGCGCACCAGGGCGACCGCCAGGCAGCCGAGCATGCCTGGCCGGACGAGCTCTATGCCGCTCTCGATCTCGGCACCAACAATTGCCGTCTGCTCATTGCCCAGCCGACCCGTCCGGGCCAGTTCCGCGTCGTCGACGCCTTTTCCCGCATCGTCCGCCTCGGCGAAGGCCTTGCGGCGAGCGGCCGTCTGTCCGACGAGGCGATGGAGAGGGCGATCGAGGCGCTGAGGGTCTGCGCCTCCAAGCTCCGGAACCGGGAGATCCGCCGCATGCGGCTGATCGCCACCGAGGCCTGCCGCCAGGCGGTCAACGGCGAAGAATTTCTCGGTCGCGTCGTTGCCGAAACCGGCCTCGAGCTCGAAATCATCGATCGGGAGACCGAGGCGCGTCTTGCCGTCTCCGGCTGCTCTTCGCTCGTCGGCCGCGAGACACGCTCCGTCGTTCTCTTCGACATCGGCGGCGGCTCGTCGGAGATCGCCGTCATTCGCATCGGCGACAATCGCTTAAGCCGGCTCGCCAATCACATCACTCACTGGACGTCGCTGCCGGTCGGCGTCGTCACGCTGTCGGAGCGTCACGGCGGACGCGACGTCACGCCGGATGTTTTCGAAGGCATGGTGCGTGAGGTCGAAGGCATGCTCGGCCGGTTCGATTGCCCCGAGATCGAAATTGCCCAGACCGGCGATTTCCATCTGATCGGGACGTCGGGCACGGTGACGACGCTTGCCGGCGTTCATCTCGACCTGCCGCGCTACGACCGGCGCAAGGTCGATGGTATCTGGCTGTCCGACGACGAGGTCTCCGCCATGCAGGCAAAGCTGCTCTCCTGGGATTTCGACAGCCGCGCCGCCAATCCCTGCATCGGGCCAGATCGGGCCGATCTGGTGCTCGCAGGCTGCGCCATTCTCGAGGCGATCCGCCGCCGATGGCCGAGCCCGCGCATGCGCGTTGCCGATCGCGGCTTGAGGGAAGGCCTGCTCACCGACATGATGGCCGATGACGGCGTGTGGCGGCGCAATCGCAATCGCCGCGGCCAACGTGCGAAATGA
- a CDS encoding membrane-anchored protein, protein MPNLLEQMHKIIYRRIRYTLTRPKPPKTSVPFAGPVVVVGSAPVSYKPVGFDETYRIISVNASQIAVHAWGIDSPDVTLMGFNELQGGNTAAVETRRVLTGHRTGALYVLTWRRGQKRQGRVENNLDAFNYSYRNLHLVGRYQRIALMHKTTGLVNLELEAETKCSNGMIAVLFALYNGASAVIITGINPHSNGHLYNSANLTRKHTRFDRDILMRLLRQGYPIYTADPHVSEEVGLPLWQGDKKPKSKAAQQATDNSQQRSSPACQSR, encoded by the coding sequence ATGCCAAATTTGCTCGAGCAGATGCATAAAATCATCTACCGCCGCATCAGATATACCCTGACCAGGCCCAAGCCTCCTAAAACCAGTGTGCCATTTGCCGGCCCTGTCGTGGTCGTCGGATCGGCACCCGTTTCCTACAAGCCCGTCGGCTTCGATGAGACATATCGCATCATTTCGGTGAACGCCTCGCAAATCGCCGTCCATGCCTGGGGCATCGATTCGCCCGACGTCACCCTCATGGGCTTCAACGAGCTCCAGGGCGGCAATACGGCAGCCGTGGAGACAAGGCGCGTCCTCACCGGGCACCGCACCGGCGCTCTCTATGTTCTCACCTGGCGGCGGGGTCAGAAGCGCCAGGGGCGCGTGGAAAACAACCTTGACGCGTTCAACTATTCCTACCGGAATCTTCATCTCGTGGGCCGCTATCAGCGCATCGCGTTGATGCACAAAACCACCGGACTGGTGAACCTTGAACTCGAAGCTGAAACCAAGTGCTCGAACGGAATGATCGCAGTGCTGTTTGCATTATACAACGGCGCCAGCGCGGTCATCATAACCGGCATAAATCCTCATTCGAATGGCCACTTATACAACAGCGCCAATCTGACCCGCAAACATACCCGTTTCGACCGGGACATCCTGATGAGGCTGCTCAGGCAAGGCTATCCCATCTACACAGCCGATCCGCACGTCTCGGAAGAAGTCGGCCTGCCGCTCTGGCAGGGCGACAAAAAACCAAAGTCAAAGGCGGCGCAACAAGCAACCGACAATTCACAACAGCGATCTTCCCCGGCTTGTCAATCGAGATGA